In the Methanobacterium alcaliphilum genome, one interval contains:
- a CDS encoding heavy metal translocating P-type ATPase has protein sequence MAQNDNDEKDLNSKNPHSCDCNESYNNINGGCEDYSSMNDENDEDCGCGNTSGKSCKTDNSSDFCSCGCGDDLFEEKEKDWKKTPLLIICSSILILSLGLYLDFFTSQKLLAELFFLVVVVLSGLEIIKKGLQGALKGKFTMNLLITIAVVGAFFIGEGAEGASVVFLFFLAEFLETYAGERARKSISNLLKLAPETATLKKNGESEEIPVNQVNINDIILVRPGDKIPLDGVVIKGKSSLDQATITGESMPVTKIEKDMVFAGTLNIDGFLEVKVTQRSNQTLISKIIQMVKESQSKKSKTEAFIDKFAHYYTPAVILLAVAVATIPPFLLGLPFDTWFYRALVLLVVSCPCALAISTPISMVSAITAGTNNGVLIKGGEYIEKMQDVDVFVFDKTGTLTEGNLEVTDIIPFNNFSEKELLGISAGLESNSKHPLAEAIVNQASNQKIPIKEVKDFESLTGEGLKGIIDGDTFFIGKKSLFHKNIDFPVEIVRKMESEGKTVVLVGNNYHIVGVIGLRDKIRLLSKKTITSLKNRNIKTLMLTGDNPGTAKAVASKIGMDKYHYSLLPQDKVKMVENLLKENKKVAMVGDGVNDAPVLALADVGIAMGAVGSDVAIEAADIALMQDDISKIDYLIDLSRKSMGVIKQNITVAIIIKSSFAILSVMGFVTLWMAVAIGDMGLSLAVILNALRIGRKRSKK, from the coding sequence ATGGCTCAAAATGATAACGATGAAAAAGACTTAAACTCAAAAAATCCGCACTCTTGTGATTGTAATGAAAGCTATAATAATATTAATGGTGGATGTGAGGATTATTCCTCCATGAATGATGAGAATGATGAGGATTGTGGCTGTGGGAATACATCTGGAAAAAGCTGCAAAACAGATAATTCATCCGATTTTTGCAGTTGTGGTTGTGGTGATGACCTTTTTGAAGAAAAAGAAAAAGACTGGAAAAAAACACCTCTTTTGATTATTTGTTCATCCATCCTGATATTATCTCTGGGACTATATCTAGATTTCTTCACTAGTCAGAAACTACTCGCCGAATTATTCTTTTTGGTGGTGGTGGTTCTTTCTGGTTTAGAAATAATCAAGAAAGGATTGCAAGGAGCTTTAAAAGGAAAATTCACTATGAATCTTCTAATTACCATAGCGGTTGTAGGGGCATTTTTTATTGGCGAGGGGGCAGAAGGTGCCTCGGTAGTATTTTTATTTTTTTTAGCTGAGTTTTTAGAAACTTACGCTGGTGAGAGAGCACGAAAATCAATTTCTAATCTATTAAAATTAGCTCCGGAAACTGCTACTTTAAAAAAGAATGGTGAAAGTGAAGAAATTCCAGTCAATCAAGTAAATATTAATGACATTATCTTGGTAAGACCTGGAGATAAAATACCTTTAGATGGGGTGGTAATTAAAGGTAAATCATCTCTCGATCAAGCTACAATAACTGGTGAAAGTATGCCAGTTACAAAGATTGAAAAAGATATGGTTTTTGCAGGAACTTTAAATATTGATGGATTTTTGGAAGTAAAAGTCACCCAGAGATCCAATCAGACATTAATTTCCAAAATCATTCAAATGGTTAAAGAGTCTCAAAGTAAGAAATCCAAAACAGAGGCATTTATTGATAAATTCGCCCATTACTACACTCCTGCTGTAATTTTACTTGCTGTTGCTGTGGCCACTATACCTCCTTTTTTATTAGGATTACCATTTGATACCTGGTTTTATAGGGCCTTAGTTTTACTTGTAGTTTCCTGTCCATGTGCTCTGGCAATATCAACACCCATTTCTATGGTCTCAGCTATAACTGCAGGAACCAATAATGGTGTTTTAATAAAAGGCGGGGAATACATCGAAAAAATGCAAGATGTGGATGTATTTGTATTTGATAAAACAGGAACATTAACCGAAGGAAATCTTGAAGTGACTGATATTATCCCTTTTAATAATTTCTCTGAAAAAGAACTTTTAGGGATTTCCGCGGGACTGGAATCCAATTCAAAACATCCCTTAGCAGAGGCCATAGTGAACCAGGCTAGTAATCAAAAAATACCCATTAAAGAAGTTAAAGATTTTGAATCTTTAACTGGTGAAGGCCTTAAAGGCATAATTGATGGTGATACATTTTTCATAGGTAAAAAAAGTCTTTTCCATAAAAATATTGATTTTCCTGTTGAAATTGTAAGAAAAATGGAAAGTGAAGGTAAAACAGTGGTTCTTGTTGGTAATAACTATCATATTGTTGGGGTTATAGGTTTAAGGGATAAAATAAGATTATTATCAAAGAAAACAATAACATCTCTTAAAAATCGAAATATTAAAACTTTAATGCTTACTGGAGATAATCCCGGCACAGCAAAAGCTGTAGCTTCTAAAATAGGTATGGACAAATATCATTACAGTTTATTGCCTCAAGATAAAGTAAAGATGGTTGAAAATCTTCTAAAAGAAAATAAAAAAGTAGCTATGGTTGGTGATGGAGTGAATGATGCTCCAGTTTTGGCCTTAGCGGATGTGGGCATTGCCATGGGGGCTGTTGGCTCAGATGTTGCTATTGAAGCAGCAGATATAGCTTTAATGCAGGACGATATTTCAAAAATAGACTATTTAATTGATTTAAGTAGAAAAAGCATGGGCGTAATTAAACAGAATATTACTGTAGCCATTATAATTAAAAGTTCCTTTGCTATTCTTTCTGTTATGGGATTTGTTACTTTATGGATGGCAGTAGCAATTGGAGACATGGGGCTTAGTTTAGCTGTTATTTTGAATGCATTGAGAATTGGAAGAAAAAGGTCTAAAAAATAG
- a CDS encoding SPFH domain-containing protein, whose product MDIFTIGLILLVLLVMAFKGVKILRPFEKGVVERLGKYQRTVESGLIIIVPFVETIKKVDLREQVVDVPPQEVITKDNTVVVVDCVIFYEVVDPFNAVYNVVDFYQAITKLAQTNLRNIIGDLELDQTLTSREMINTQLREVLDLATDKWGTRVVRVEIQKIEPPKDIVEAMSKQMKAERMKRAAILEAEGYKQSEIKRAEGDKQSSILEAEGKAESIKKVADANKYQEIAIAEGEAQAIMNVFNAIHEGNPTNDLLAIKYLDSLEKVADGKATKILLPMETSGILGSIAGIGELFSKDKNSEKIENSSLIETKKE is encoded by the coding sequence ATGGATATATTTACTATTGGATTGATTTTATTAGTGCTTTTAGTAATGGCATTTAAAGGTGTCAAAATATTAAGGCCTTTTGAGAAGGGTGTTGTGGAGAGATTAGGAAAATATCAGCGCACTGTTGAAAGTGGGTTAATTATCATTGTTCCATTTGTTGAAACCATAAAGAAGGTTGATTTAAGGGAACAGGTAGTGGATGTCCCTCCACAGGAAGTGATTACTAAAGACAACACAGTTGTGGTAGTGGACTGTGTTATATTTTACGAAGTAGTGGATCCATTTAATGCGGTTTACAATGTAGTTGATTTTTATCAAGCCATAACTAAACTTGCTCAAACTAATCTAAGGAATATAATAGGTGATTTAGAGCTGGATCAAACTTTAACTTCTCGTGAAATGATTAATACTCAATTAAGAGAAGTTCTTGATCTTGCAACGGATAAATGGGGGACCCGAGTTGTCAGAGTTGAAATTCAGAAAATTGAACCTCCTAAAGATATTGTAGAAGCCATGTCCAAACAGATGAAAGCTGAAAGGATGAAAAGAGCTGCTATTTTGGAAGCTGAAGGATATAAACAATCAGAAATTAAAAGAGCTGAGGGTGATAAACAATCATCTATACTGGAAGCTGAAGGTAAAGCGGAATCTATTAAAAAGGTTGCAGATGCCAATAAATATCAGGAAATTGCTATTGCTGAGGGTGAAGCCCAGGCCATTATGAATGTATTTAATGCCATTCACGAGGGTAATCCTACCAATGATTTACTAGCTATTAAATATTTAGATTCTCTGGAAAAAGTAGCTGATGGTAAGGCTACAAAAATACTGCTCCCTATGGAAACTTCTGGAATTTTAGGATCAATTGCAGGTATAGGTGAATTATTTTCCAAAGACAAAAATTCTGAAAAAATAGAAAACTCGTCACTTATTGAAACTAAAAAGGAATAA
- a CDS encoding NfeD family protein: protein MIDIKIWIALAAICFIGEMITTSFFLLWFGIGASITAVLNYLGFDPMIQFVAFIIISLILLGISRPFAARITSESPKKAASDRLIGKEAIVIEEILEHEGGLVDVDGDVWRAVAPQKIQTGELVKIESVQGVKLCVKTLDNE, encoded by the coding sequence ATGATAGATATAAAAATATGGATTGCTTTAGCAGCAATTTGTTTTATAGGGGAAATGATCACCACCAGTTTTTTCCTTTTATGGTTTGGTATTGGTGCATCTATAACTGCGGTTTTGAATTATTTAGGATTTGACCCGATGATACAGTTTGTTGCTTTTATAATAATTTCATTGATCTTACTAGGGATATCACGACCATTTGCTGCACGAATTACTAGCGAATCTCCAAAAAAAGCAGCTAGTGATCGCTTAATTGGCAAAGAAGCGATAGTGATTGAAGAAATTCTTGAGCACGAAGGTGGGCTGGTGGATGTTGATGGTGATGTTTGGAGAGCTGTTGCACCACAAAAAATTCAAACAGGTGAACTGGTTAAAATTGAAAGTGTGCAAGGTGTAAAACTTTGTGTTAAAACACTTGACAATGAATAA
- a CDS encoding universal stress protein, whose translation MQKILLPIDGSKPSEKAGKYAISDLGLKVAEIIVLYVIDTSYLESLPQKDLYDELKKELKAEGEITLEHFKQKLEDNQCEGKCTNVNFIPLIKEGKPAEVILKTIKEENIDHVIMGKSGKHGIEKLVLGSTTEKVVRYAEVPVSVI comes from the coding sequence ATGCAGAAAATACTTTTACCTATAGATGGTTCCAAACCATCAGAAAAGGCAGGAAAATATGCAATTTCTGATTTAGGTCTGAAAGTTGCTGAAATAATAGTTTTGTATGTTATTGATACTTCCTATCTAGAATCACTGCCTCAAAAAGATCTTTATGATGAACTGAAAAAAGAATTAAAAGCAGAAGGTGAAATTACATTGGAACATTTTAAACAAAAATTGGAAGATAATCAATGTGAAGGTAAATGTACTAATGTTAATTTTATCCCTCTTATTAAGGAGGGTAAACCTGCAGAAGTTATTCTCAAAACAATAAAAGAAGAAAATATTGATCATGTAATAATGGGTAAATCTGGTAAACATGGAATTGAAAAACTGGTTCTGGGTAGTACTACAGAAAAAGTTGTGAGATATGCCGAGGTCCCAGTTAGTGTTATATAA
- a CDS encoding ArsR/SmtB family transcription factor, producing the protein MKKIFLWWLIAGTKGGKNRARIIDELKKRPYNANQLAEKLNLDYKTIRHHIGVLEENDLVKSSGEKYGTLYFLSDKMEENFSVFQEIWDQFNE; encoded by the coding sequence ATGAAAAAAATATTTCTTTGGTGGTTAATTGCTGGCACAAAAGGTGGGAAAAACCGTGCTAGGATTATAGACGAACTGAAGAAAAGGCCCTATAATGCAAATCAATTAGCAGAGAAACTTAATTTAGATTATAAAACTATTCGACACCATATTGGAGTTTTAGAGGAAAATGATTTAGTTAAATCAAGTGGGGAAAAATATGGAACTTTATATTTTCTCTCAGATAAAATGGAAGAAAATTTTTCTGTTTTCCAGGAAATATGGGATCAATTTAATGAATAG
- a CDS encoding ABC transporter permease, producing MDIYKLAFKNIRRKQLRSALTMLGIIIGTATIVCLLGIVSGSTSALEDETNAYMYDIIVTPSATTGTYFLDPKAVSNVKNSTGLYDIKETTSMQTYVNGKLTTITGINNWKEVDLKKGNSGVVVSSTMAKKSKYGIGKKIKVKNREFIITGISSKDQEIIFIDQRAVKELAGNKISTITARTKLSAKKEAKTLKNNVDEVTVSTKSDQVKKIQKNADKALFIIGTIAGISLLVGIISVVNTMLMSVMERTKELGILKAIGFTNRQIKVSILLESGFLGLTGSIIGVILGVIGILVVANMTDFTQYLPQMMPVWLISGSICGATLLSVLAGLYPAIHASRLNVVEALRYE from the coding sequence ATGGACATTTATAAATTAGCTTTTAAAAATATTCGTAGAAAGCAGCTGAGAAGTGCATTGACCATGCTGGGGATAATAATAGGTACTGCAACCATCGTATGTTTATTAGGAATTGTTTCAGGATCAACCTCAGCTCTAGAAGATGAAACAAATGCATATATGTATGATATAATTGTAACACCTTCTGCTACAACTGGGACCTATTTTTTAGATCCAAAAGCTGTGTCGAATGTGAAAAATTCCACAGGTTTGTATGATATAAAAGAAACTACCAGTATGCAGACGTATGTAAACGGAAAATTAACGACAATAACTGGAATTAATAATTGGAAAGAAGTAGATTTGAAAAAGGGTAACTCAGGAGTTGTTGTAAGTTCGACAATGGCCAAAAAATCAAAATATGGTATTGGAAAAAAAATCAAAGTTAAAAATAGAGAATTTATCATAACCGGCATCTCTTCAAAAGATCAAGAAATCATTTTCATCGATCAAAGGGCAGTTAAAGAACTAGCTGGAAATAAAATCAGCACAATTACTGCAAGAACAAAATTAAGTGCAAAAAAAGAAGCTAAAACTTTAAAAAATAATGTAGACGAAGTTACTGTATCAACAAAATCAGATCAGGTGAAAAAAATCCAAAAAAATGCAGACAAGGCTCTTTTCATTATCGGGACAATAGCCGGTATCTCTCTTTTAGTAGGAATAATAAGTGTGGTAAATACTATGCTTATGAGTGTTATGGAAAGAACAAAAGAATTAGGCATATTAAAAGCCATTGGTTTTACTAACCGGCAAATAAAAGTAAGTATTCTCCTGGAATCTGGTTTTTTAGGGCTTACTGGATCAATTATTGGAGTTATACTAGGAGTTATTGGAATTTTGGTTGTGGCCAATATGACTGATTTTACACAATATCTTCCCCAAATGATGCCAGTATGGTTAATATCAGGATCAATTTGCGGTGCTACATTATTAAGTGTTTTAGCCGGCCTTTACCCTGCAATTCATGCATCTAGATTAAATGTTGTGGAGGCTTTAAGATATGAATAA
- a CDS encoding ABC transporter ATP-binding protein, with protein MNNLIEFKNVFKTYYMGDEKINALSGLNLSLKKGSFTAFMGPSGSGKSTFLHIAGILDRPSKGLFKINGKETNNISNKEESLLRRKEIGFIFQRFNLLPQLSALENAMLPMLKPDTEKAEDMLDMFGLNKKYHKRPNQLSGGEQQRVAIARALINDPSLILADEPTGELDTHNTTSIMKILNELNEKGVSIILVTHDKRIGEFADNIIYLRDGEIVDNV; from the coding sequence ATGAATAATTTAATTGAATTTAAAAACGTTTTTAAGACGTATTATATGGGTGATGAAAAAATTAATGCACTATCCGGTCTGAATCTTTCACTCAAAAAGGGGTCATTCACCGCATTTATGGGCCCATCAGGTTCTGGTAAATCAACTTTTTTACATATTGCCGGAATACTGGATAGGCCAAGCAAAGGATTATTTAAAATTAATGGTAAAGAAACAAACAATATTTCTAACAAAGAAGAATCTTTACTTAGAAGAAAAGAAATTGGATTTATATTCCAAAGATTCAATCTCTTACCTCAACTATCGGCACTAGAAAATGCAATGTTACCTATGTTGAAACCAGATACTGAAAAAGCAGAAGATATGCTAGACATGTTCGGTTTAAATAAGAAATATCATAAACGGCCCAACCAACTTTCAGGTGGAGAACAACAGCGTGTAGCTATAGCAAGAGCATTAATCAATGATCCATCCCTTATTTTAGCAGATGAACCAACTGGAGAACTTGATACTCATAATACTACCTCAATAATGAAAATATTAAATGAATTGAATGAAAAAGGAGTGAGCATAATACTGGTTACTCATGATAAACGAATAGGTGAATTTGCAGATAATATTATTTATCTCAGAGACGGTGAAATAGTCGATAATGTGTGA
- a CDS encoding winged helix-turn-helix domain-containing protein: MKKFLWWLIAGTKGGRNRARIINELNERPYNIHQLAEKLELDYKTVKHHMNVLEETDIVISKGEKYGRLYFLSDKMEKNYDIFQEIWAHYQKTS, from the coding sequence ATGAAAAAGTTTTTATGGTGGTTAATTGCAGGCACGAAAGGAGGTAGAAATCGTGCCAGAATAATTAATGAGCTAAACGAACGGCCATATAATATACATCAACTTGCAGAAAAGCTAGAATTAGATTATAAAACAGTTAAACACCATATGAATGTATTAGAAGAAACAGATATTGTTATATCAAAAGGAGAAAAGTATGGCAGGCTTTATTTTCTATCAGATAAAATGGAAAAGAACTATGATATTTTCCAAGAGATATGGGCACATTATCAAAAAACTAGTTAG
- the afpA gene encoding archaeoflavoprotein AfpA gives MTGAKKRIAWGITGAGEKLPETYAIMKDIKEKYQDDVEIRVFISKSGDQVVKYYGIFRDLETSFDNVWVEINANSPFLAGQIQLGKFDFMVIAPCTSNTVAKISLRIADTLLTNAAIMGQKAGIPLYIMPSDFKEGVVVTRLPNGKDLELEITKEDVEHVERLSKMKNTHVFEHPDHIYEILSKHVRSD, from the coding sequence ATGACTGGTGCTAAAAAAAGAATTGCTTGGGGAATTACTGGTGCTGGGGAAAAACTTCCAGAAACTTACGCCATAATGAAAGATATTAAAGAAAAATATCAGGACGATGTGGAAATCCGTGTTTTTATTTCCAAGTCGGGAGACCAGGTAGTCAAATATTATGGCATATTCCGGGATTTAGAAACCAGTTTTGATAATGTGTGGGTGGAAATAAATGCTAATTCACCATTTCTTGCAGGGCAAATCCAGTTAGGTAAATTTGATTTCATGGTGATTGCGCCGTGTACTTCCAATACAGTAGCCAAGATTTCCCTTAGGATTGCAGATACTCTGCTTACCAATGCTGCAATTATGGGTCAAAAAGCGGGAATACCATTGTATATTATGCCCTCTGATTTTAAAGAAGGAGTTGTAGTAACTAGGCTGCCTAATGGTAAAGATTTAGAACTTGAAATTACTAAAGAAGATGTTGAACACGTGGAACGCTTAAGTAAGATGAAAAATACCCATGTATTTGAACACCCGGACCATATATACGAAATACTTTCCAAACATGTTCGATCAGACTGA
- a CDS encoding isocitrate lyase/PEP mutase family protein gives MNSSILKKLIKSKETLIMPDAYDPLSAKLIENAGFKAVQCSGYSFSLVNCIKKEVNLSLKQNLEITSKIVSSVSIPVMGDAEDGYTNAQKIGNTVVEFIRTGASGMNIEDQIQNELPGVQIVDLITMTEKIQNARNAADKIDPDFIINGRTDALKAGENRSENLSTAIKRANAYLNVGADLVFIPYVKTLEEAEIISKRVKGPVSIAIGLPYNINNLSINDLKELNIARISLPNLLIHSSIHAMKNALNHINNDKISDLSKKKLISSSEELNKLIKHF, from the coding sequence ATGAATAGCAGCATTCTAAAAAAGTTGATAAAGTCTAAAGAAACCTTAATCATGCCCGATGCATATGATCCACTAAGTGCTAAATTAATTGAAAATGCTGGTTTTAAAGCAGTTCAATGTTCAGGTTACAGTTTTTCGCTGGTTAATTGTATTAAAAAAGAAGTTAACCTTTCTTTAAAACAAAACCTTGAAATCACTTCTAAAATTGTAAGTTCGGTTAGTATCCCGGTTATGGGTGATGCAGAAGATGGATATACCAATGCCCAGAAAATAGGAAATACGGTAGTGGAATTTATACGTACCGGTGCTTCTGGAATGAATATTGAAGATCAAATTCAAAATGAACTTCCAGGGGTTCAAATTGTAGATCTTATTACCATGACCGAAAAAATTCAAAATGCGAGGAATGCTGCAGATAAAATAGATCCCGATTTCATAATAAACGGCCGTACAGATGCCTTAAAAGCAGGAGAAAATAGATCAGAAAATCTCTCAACTGCCATAAAACGTGCTAATGCATATTTGAACGTGGGAGCCGATTTAGTTTTTATACCTTATGTAAAAACACTTGAAGAAGCTGAGATTATTTCAAAAAGAGTTAAGGGCCCGGTTAGTATAGCTATTGGTTTACCTTATAACATTAATAATTTATCAATTAATGATTTAAAAGAATTAAACATTGCTAGAATCAGTTTACCAAATCTATTGATCCATTCTAGCATTCATGCTATGAAAAATGCATTAAACCATATAAATAATGATAAAATCTCTGATCTGTCAAAAAAGAAGTTGATATCTTCTTCTGAAGAGTTAAATAAATTAATAAAACATTTTTAA
- a CDS encoding adenosine-specific kinase — protein sequence MEIKKVKLDVPEGMNIILGQSHFIKTVEDLYESIVNTVPQARFGLAFAEASGDCLIRYAGNDQDLEKMACEKMMDIGAGHSFLIYLKDAFPINIIQRIKDIPEVVNIFCATANPVEILIVESEQGRGIIGVIDGSIPQGIESEEDILNRRKFLRDIGYKF from the coding sequence ATGGAAATAAAGAAAGTAAAGCTGGATGTTCCAGAAGGAATGAATATAATTTTAGGCCAGAGTCATTTTATAAAAACAGTTGAAGATCTCTACGAATCCATTGTGAACACAGTTCCTCAAGCTAGATTTGGGTTGGCTTTTGCAGAAGCATCAGGTGATTGTTTAATAAGATATGCTGGCAATGACCAAGACCTGGAAAAAATGGCTTGTGAAAAAATGATGGATATTGGGGCCGGCCACTCTTTTTTAATTTATTTAAAAGACGCTTTTCCCATAAATATCATTCAACGAATTAAAGATATACCTGAAGTTGTAAACATTTTCTGCGCCACAGCAAATCCAGTAGAAATATTAATTGTAGAAAGTGAACAGGGGAGAGGAATAATAGGAGTTATAGATGGATCAATTCCCCAAGGCATTGAATCTGAAGAAGATATATTAAATCGCCGTAAATTCCTGCGAGATATTGGATACAAATTTTAA
- a CDS encoding helix-turn-helix domain-containing protein has product MQEKTKEIGSRVMELRELSEINPEEMADYLKIPVDTYYKYESGEEDIPASILYEISHKFKVDMGLLLTGEETRMHIFSVTRKEKGVAVERRKQYKYENLSERFIHKKSEPFIVTVEPREDGKKPSTNSHPGQEFNYVLEGRMKIYIHHHEIVLNEGDSIFFDSNYKHAMEALDNKPAKFLAIVM; this is encoded by the coding sequence ATGCAAGAGAAAACAAAAGAAATCGGCTCCAGAGTAATGGAACTTAGGGAATTATCTGAAATAAATCCTGAAGAAATGGCCGATTACTTAAAAATACCTGTAGATACCTATTATAAATATGAAAGTGGGGAAGAAGATATTCCTGCCAGCATTTTATATGAAATTTCTCATAAATTCAAGGTAGATATGGGTCTTCTTCTCACTGGAGAAGAAACCAGAATGCATATTTTTTCAGTGACCCGTAAAGAAAAGGGTGTTGCAGTAGAAAGAAGAAAACAGTACAAATATGAAAATTTGTCTGAGAGATTTATTCACAAAAAATCAGAACCTTTTATAGTCACAGTTGAGCCTCGAGAAGATGGAAAAAAGCCTTCCACTAATAGTCATCCTGGACAGGAGTTTAATTACGTCCTTGAAGGCCGTATGAAAATTTACATACACCATCATGAAATAGTTCTAAATGAAGGAGATTCCATATTCTTTGATTCTAATTATAAACACGCTATGGAAGCTTTAGACAATAAACCTGCTAAATTTTTAGCAATTGTTATGTAA
- a CDS encoding AMP-binding protein: MSSLLNDYVNKVDFESYQDFKDNFKIFTPENFNFAYDIVDVYAQKYPDKVALVWCNDQEQEKIFTFSDLKIYSDKAANFFKKCGIGKGDTVMLTLKSRYEFWFCILALHKIGAITIPATHMLKSKDIIYRINEASIKMVVCIGENGVPQSFDDAENGLESPIIKSIVSEENREGWLNFREEIKKSSSEFERPKGIDESKNEDICLVYFSSGTTGMPKMIQHDFAYPLGHIITAKFWQNVRADGLHYTVADTGWAKAMWGQIYGQWISGSAVFVYDYERFDARKMLEKSSKYGVTTFCAPPTIYRFLIKEDLSKYDLSSIEYAVTAGEPLNPEVYNKFYEHTGLKLREGFGQTECVVCIANFPWMEPRPGSMGKPSPGYNIELLDRDCNPVDIGEEGELVMNTSKGKPTGLFEGYYLNPEKTKEVWYDGYYHTGDTAWMDEDDYLWFVGRTDDMIKSSGYRIGPFEVESAVISHPSVLECAITGYPDPIRGQVIKATVVLTNDYEASDELKKEIQNHVKKVTAPYKYPRIVEFVDELPKTISGKIRRVQIRSEDQEKL; the protein is encoded by the coding sequence ATGTCTTCATTATTAAATGATTATGTTAACAAAGTAGATTTCGAATCTTATCAAGATTTCAAAGACAATTTCAAGATATTCACACCAGAAAACTTCAATTTCGCCTATGATATTGTAGATGTTTATGCCCAAAAATATCCCGACAAGGTCGCACTGGTATGGTGTAATGACCAAGAACAAGAAAAAATTTTCACTTTTTCCGATTTAAAAATATATTCCGATAAAGCGGCTAATTTCTTTAAAAAATGTGGAATTGGTAAAGGAGATACTGTGATGCTAACATTAAAAAGCAGATACGAATTCTGGTTCTGCATTTTAGCATTGCATAAAATAGGTGCTATTACCATACCCGCCACGCACATGTTAAAATCAAAAGATATTATCTACCGAATAAATGAAGCAAGTATCAAAATGGTGGTATGTATTGGGGAAAATGGAGTCCCACAAAGTTTTGATGACGCTGAAAATGGATTAGAGTCCCCCATTATTAAATCAATTGTAAGTGAAGAAAACCGCGAGGGATGGTTAAATTTCAGAGAAGAAATAAAAAAATCATCCTCAGAATTTGAAAGGCCCAAAGGTATAGATGAAAGCAAAAATGAGGATATATGCCTAGTTTATTTCTCATCTGGAACCACAGGAATGCCTAAAATGATTCAACACGATTTTGCTTATCCTTTAGGACATATAATAACCGCAAAGTTCTGGCAAAATGTCCGAGCAGATGGTCTCCACTACACGGTAGCAGATACTGGTTGGGCAAAGGCCATGTGGGGCCAAATATATGGCCAATGGATTTCAGGAAGTGCGGTATTTGTTTACGATTACGAACGTTTTGATGCTAGAAAAATGCTTGAAAAATCATCCAAATATGGAGTTACTACCTTCTGCGCTCCACCCACAATATACCGCTTCTTGATTAAAGAAGATTTATCCAAATATGATTTGTCATCCATTGAATATGCAGTGACTGCAGGTGAGCCATTAAACCCCGAAGTATATAACAAATTCTATGAACACACTGGTTTAAAACTCCGGGAAGGATTTGGACAGACAGAATGTGTTGTGTGTATTGCAAATTTTCCCTGGATGGAACCAAGACCTGGATCCATGGGTAAACCGTCTCCAGGATACAATATTGAATTATTAGATCGTGACTGTAACCCCGTAGATATAGGAGAAGAAGGAGAACTGGTGATGAACACCAGTAAAGGAAAGCCAACAGGCCTGTTTGAAGGATATTATCTTAACCCTGAAAAAACCAAAGAAGTATGGTATGACGGTTATTATCACACGGGAGATACTGCCTGGATGGATGAAGACGATTATTTATGGTTTGTCGGAAGAACTGATGATATGATAAAAAGTTCAGGTTACCGTATTGGCCCATTTGAGGTAGAAAGTGCTGTGATTTCACATCCATCAGTCCTGGAATGTGCTATCACAGGATATCCTGATCCTATAAGGGGGCAGGTAATTAAAGCAACAGTAGTACTTACTAACGATTATGAGGCTTCTGATGAGTTGAAGAAAGAAATCCAAAATCACGTGAAAAAGGTTACAGCACCATATAAATACCCTAGAATAGTGGAATTTGTAGATGAACTGCCAAAAACCATAAGTGGAAAAATTAGAAGAGTTCAAATCAGAAGTGAAGATCAGGAAAAACTCTAA